The following is a genomic window from Calliphora vicina chromosome 5, idCalVici1.1, whole genome shotgun sequence.
ttacaatttttcataattccaaatttaaataagtaataatgactcacaaaaattgtattatttctgaaattcgacgAATAACTAAagactgtagatgagtgttccgatagcttcttctataaatatataaatattactgcaagaagttacaattctaaaaacaaatctttaaaaatgtttaacttaggacttgaaccaatgaaaataaaaggtgcggaataaaatatttgttatttagctggcaaaatattagaagaatcacaattaataatcaattgtggatgacatttataatgataatgTTGAAATAGacaaaggccatgatcttaaaatatatttaaatgatgttattaaccgcgtaccgCAAATCCATCGAATgataacacaaatattgcaaactaacaaatattttgctgcaagaaaagcatggagttcgtcttatacatgattttgaacatcgttgaacatctttgtctaacatgttAATAAACTATTTGCGTATTTCTAAATGGGTaaatcatgcactgtctgacttcaaattagccacgttcactgacaatgatatcaaactttggacagatttgtgtaattccctaagacaacttgattaagcaaagattcggaacCCTGATAGAACTTGAggataaaatacaatttgttataaataatttagataaagtgaataattcatttactaaagaattagttactcattttaaaacccgaattaatgaacgacataaaaaagttcttaatacgtttatattgaacttgaattcaggatcatgtccaactaactcaatttttttaaagcatagctccaaaacggaaacggAGTTAATCTGATAagaatatttttgatgaaaatttaatgatgggctttgttttagaatgttttttaacattatcaatacttgatttgttaactttaacgttattttttgtttttctttaacaataaaatattaaaaaccgacatcaaaacttcattctttacttttttaaaaaaaattaaattattcgaataattcgattaattttaaacgtgtgatcgaattattcgaacaagttaaaatctcttattcgaattattcgttttattcgaacaagagaaaaatcgaataattcgaataccctagtgtgtaccaacatttttaagcgatttatgcacgttaaagtgattttcggaatcgggtctatatgggagctatgactaattatggaccgatcgtaacaaaatttggtgacatgaattttgtgtatataaaacttatttggagcggaatttgtggagacacatatataaattaaacatttatgaccgataaagtccaatttcggaatgacatttgtatgggggctaggtgaaatagtggaccgatttcaaacagtttcaataggcttggtccttgagccgaacaaataatatgtaccaaatttcatcgaaatatcttcaaaattgcgacctgtactctgcgcacaaggtttacatggacagccagccagccaaccagacggacggacggacatcgtttaatcgactcagaaagtgattctaagtcgatcggtatactttaaggttggtgttagactaatatttttgggcgttacaaacatctgcacaaacgcattataccctccccactatggtggtgtagggtataaataggtctacttcggaaggctctggtccacgtaataatacgaattttgatattattttgcttttataatatttcacgaaatgttgtctttcagaaaaatataaacacactatttatctttttcttattttctgtataatttaaaattaatgtaagtacttttttcgaaaaaaaaatattttttttaagtttgaatgcacataacagttgactcagtagatgtttttaaacaattctttcatgctattattaatacatatcttgttaattcaaaaaattatatttcaggaaaatcgggaaagaattggatccgttattagcaaaaaaccagaccaaggtaggtaaataaaataaaattttacttttcaaatgcgaaaatttttcaaatcggatcgcaaacaaaaatttggcatcatttttaatttttgatatacccgaggtgccccactttggggtaTTGTGGTGTTGATGGTGTTGgtgtcaaattttttaaaaaaaatcgccaaaaatccaagaatgatccgaatgagcagaaatttaaagtataaatagtctttaaggagatctacaaaaaatatctaGGTCACTcatcttcaatttgtatggtatcCTGCAGCTTGCAAACtttttgagtagctcccaatgattttgagtAAGTATGTTTTTCTATGTTCTACAAGTATGTATTTTTGCATTCGTAGCCGAATTCAAGAACTCGCGAATTCTTCTTGACTTCGTTGTAGTTAAACCGACTAACTTCCGAAATTGTCTTACATTCGTAGCCGAATTCAAGAACTCCCGAATTCTTCTTGTCTTTGTTGTAGTTAGCCGATCGTAAGAACTCACGAATATTTCTTACATTCGTATTTTTGCATTCGTAGCCGAATTCAAGAATTCCCGAATTCTTCTTGACTTTGTTGTAGTTAAGCCGACTGTAAGAAATTGTCTTACATTCGTAGCCGAATTCAAGAACTCCCGAATTCTTCTTGACTTCGTTGTAGTTAGCCGATCGTAAGAACTCACGAAATTTTCTTACATTCTTATTTTTGCATTCGTAGCCGAATTCAAGAACACCCGAATTCTTCTTGACTTTGTTGTAGTTAAGTCGATTGGAGATAGTAGACTGCTAAATAACCCGAACTATTCTTAATATTCCACTACATACTCTTGTTTGTTTTCTCTTTTCACTAAGCCGAGGATTAACCGTTTTTCACCGTTTCACTGGGTTGCTATCACCTCAGCTGGAAAATTAAACTGCATTACAAAGGTCCACCCTAATTGCTACAGATATGTATGTGGCAGTAGTAGTGGTATCGCTATTGAAATCCTTTTAGCTTTTTAACAACACAAACGTAAAACTTTGTTGTAGTTTTgagttgtggttgttgttgtcattttgcgttaataataaatttccccAGTGACATGGAATTTTACTGTATTAAATGGAAATGGGGTTGAATGTGTGTgataatgtttgtttgtttgtgcaaTAGTTTTCTATTGTTTCTAATTCTCTAACTGGCTGCCATGGTGTTCAGCTGTTTCTCGTTCTGCTTTTGTTGCGTTGCTGATTTGTGCTACTCTTTCGTAGTTTATCACGAATATTACGTGtataatttacttttttccatttcaaaCTTTAAAACATGCCATGATTTTTCATCAGTCTGTGTATTCGAGCTTGCAGTTCTCATTCATTTTATGCAATAATCCATAAACTAGTCATGCTGATTATGATTATGACGACGACAATGACGATGACgactttaatttataataaaagaaaaatatagttCAGCAAAACTAACTTTATAGTTGGCTGAAGAAAGGGAGCGAGTGAGTGAGAGTTGAAGCAAGGAGGTTGTTAACAAATAAATGGTGAGAAAAGGAATACGATTTTAGTTTGTAAGAATAATTAGAAAAATCATTATAAAGTGcataaaataaagttaatgtgTAGTAATCATAACTATTAAAGAAGTTTATTTATTCTTTAGTTGTTGGCTTGAACATGAAGCAGGGATAATCAAGTTGTTAACAGGTATTTTGTAACCTAAATAAAACTGTGCTCAagtaatttgtatgaaattattttattgccTTATTAAGCAGAAATTCTATAGATTGATATGACATAATTGGCTTTTAAGTTGAATGTTAAATTGCTAATTTAAcaggttaaataaaaaaaagtaaaatagtgCTGTAATGCTTCACCTAATTACACTGTAACATAAAGATTAAAAACTAATTGTTcgttaaacaaaatgtatattgaaaacaaattgcGGACAAAAATCGAGTTATAAATATTTCTCCTAAATTGAACCGATGTGGATTCGAATTTTTAATATAACTTTATTCAGTTTTGTCAATGTTTCATTTAAAgcaaatgattttaaaagtttcattTAGCAATTATACAATAgtgttaaagtaaataaaacaatttaattttaaacgcCCGTTATTTAAAGTTGTATTATACTTCCTACCATTCGTCCAACCTTCCATTTAATCAATTTATACAAGTTGGTTTCTTTACCCTTCACCTGAGTACACGTCATACAAATAGCTAAAGCTACTTAATAATGGCTAGTAAACCCACTTGACCAAACATTCGTGTATCCTTCcgatctaaaaattaaaaaaatatgaaactttGCAAAAGCGAATAATTTCTCGAACAAAAATGTGCGTTAAAGTATAaagaattttggaaaataagAATGTTTCCATAccaaataattcgaatactcTGGCCAGGTGTTGTCAATTattggaattttattttaatcgaataaaatttaatatttttttactattcGAATGATTGATTAATTTGTACCTCGATTATTCGCAAGAATAAGGAGTAAAAATGCATAATTTTTTGGAGTTTCAGACTATCGTAATGGATcctcgcaagtaatgattcggcggaaaaagttttttcttttatagatattttttcttTGAGATGTTTTTCTCCAAAGTTtcgtttatataaaatatactttttgtaCCCTTCGTCATGAGTGTcaagtggttgacaaaacaatggaaacttttccaaatattccatatgtagcccaaaatttaaaatatttttttaaaataaaaaaatttttttttttgtattttatatgtatagttttatttatataaattaactgaaaaacaaacaacataattaattatattctgaaaaaaaggaacaaaattaaaaatattcactatttcgctactgacaaaacaatggaaacttttaaacttctgcaagaaagaagtgtaaaacgaaaataatatttaaaagaacgatgtaaaaagcatcctatttacaattattttattttatttttaaattctggtaatttttcacaatttctttttctaagtttttcgcataattgctttttttcaaagttaacgaaaatggctaaagttaagatttgtgaagacttaaaaaataaaataattaacgattttaaagctggtttaaaacaaaaaaatatgtgacaaatattcaataaataaatcagcagtttcaaaaattataaagaaatttcgtgagaccggttctgtaaaaactgaACATTTAGGTGGACTACTACTatacaagataatttaatagcgagataGTTCAAGAAatacccaaaaataactcctcgagaggttgttaatagcttaaaattagaaataagtacccgaacagttagtcgcagggcaaatgaggctggtcttggttgctatcgtcctgtgaaaaaaccactcatttctaaaaatccaatgtacacaaataagactgtaatgtttggcggtggcaatattatggtatggggatgtttttcagggaccaattataaaaaattccatgacaggtataggatacagaaccatattaaaccaTGTTATGTaaccatacgctgaggaaaatatgcccctagtttggagattgcaacacgacaacgacccgaaacacacctatAGGGtggtaaccgagtggttacaatccaacgaggtacgtgttttgaagtggcctgctcaaacgccagatctcaatcccatagaaaatctatgggaaattctTGATCGTAAAAtgaggacccaaaattacacctggaaggaagatttatcggaggcggttataagggaatggcaaaatatttcaaaggagaccattgaatCTTTAATTgattcaatgcatcgtcgatgtgtagcagttataaaaaataatggatacccaacaaaatatttagttattgctaagtttagaccatatttgttaaaataatacctaagtttccattgttttgtcaatgcagtaataaagaaatcttttaattttgttttctcatttttagaatttaattaattatgtcctttgttttttgttaaattaagttaataaaagtatacaaataaaatactacaaaaatgttaaaattttttaaaaaattattttagattttaggccactaatgaaatatttggaaaagtttccattgttttgtcaaccactgtataagtttgtcattgcgtttgtaatttctacatttttcatttgcgggCACACacagtatatatgtatattctggatcgttataaatagcgaagtcgatatagccatgtccgtcagtaTGTTGAAAACTTTCAGTAGCActaaaataacttacatacatgattaaaatatcaatataatgatatatgagatataaggaaaaagtaagttggacctacaatgggtaaaaatcgggaagaatattttttaactttttttttttcaccaaaattgtataatacattttttttctaaacaaatgtttttttaaaaatcaaaaaaaaaaaaaaaatttaaatataagatttttttaaaaaaaaaattaaaaaaataatttggaaaaaaaatgttattttaaaaaatttaaaaacaatttaaaaaaacaattaattttgtttaaataataatacatatttaaataaaaatatttttaagcataatttggtgaagggtatataagattcggcacagccgaatatagctctattacttgttttattttaacttaaaaataaatgtattcgattaatcgacaattattgatcgaataatattttattctaattAAAACAATGGTACTACAAACGAACTTTCGACTAATCGAACTATAGTCAATTCAAACaatttgaaacaagtaagagagctttattcggctgtgccaaatcttcaccaaagtatattttaagataaagattgaaaatgtttttaggtaaccaaaatttaaaaaaaaagataaagattgaaaatgttgaaaatttaaaaaaaattccaatttttattaaaaaaatatttggaaaatattggtgaaaaaatcaTTCTGATAAAATTTGAGATCCATTtataaggggaaaaaattaatttttttcagtttttgtaaaaattggtAAGCGAAATGTTATTTACTTTTAGGCCGATTTTGAGGAAACTTAAGATAAATATAAAGTGAactctagtatttacaataacagcagaAATGCTGGCACTTGGGGTAattttgtttctgaaattttaatcgcctcgaaaattatttttataccctacaccaccatagtggggagtatgcgtttgtgcagatttttgtaacgcccaaaaataatagtctaacacgcaccttaaagtataccgatcgacttagaatcactttctgagtcgattatacgatgtccgtccttccgtctggctggctggtcggctggctgtccatgtaaaccttgtgcgcagagtacaggtcgcaattttgaagatatttcgatcaaatttggtacatattattttttcggcccaaatgtccttccgaaatttgactttatcggtcataaatgtttaatttatatatgtatctcaacAAATTCcgttttaaataagttttatatatacaaaattcatgtcaccaaattttgttacgatcggcccataattagtcatagctcccatatagacccgcttccgaaaattactttaacgtgcataaatcgcttaaaaatattggtatacacacaaaattcaacatagttaactttaatatagacataaatcacacgacctaatttcatggtgatcggtccataattggtcatagctcccatacaaagctcacttccgaaaatcactcaaaaatataaattattgaaattttaaaagaaaaatgtttttgctgttttacttAGTGTACATATGAGTCCAAGCAGTAGCGAATAATTCTCGATAATTTTTCAAAACGGAAATGTTTAAGAAGTTCTAAAGAAACATTCTCAATAAGtattcaatacaaatatattttagcaTAATTAAGTGAATACTAGAAAATGAATGTTTGGTTATCAAATGTTCTTTATCCAAAAGTTCGCGAATGCTTCGCTGACAGtatatttttccaaaagtcaTTGTCATGTGGGTATTTGTTATTGTGTTTTGCCTGCTTTTATGGTGGATTTGTTACCAATTTATACAACTTTGCATTTCGTTACTCTCTCTGCCCTTCTAGCTGTCAATGTGACTTTGTCCTTTGCTTCGCTCAACTCAACACTTTGCAGTCTTACTGTCTTCAAAAtatcatatttattttctttattttccatttatttatgttgaataaaTTCGTGTCGTGTTAAAATgacgaaacaaacaaaaaaaacaagaaaatataataaaaagaggAAAACCCAACGTGGTTGTCGTCCTTCAATGTCGTCGTACAAATGCAAACTCAATTTAATGGGACATGTTGttgcctgttttttttttgctccctTTTTTCTCATTCAATCAATTTAGTGCAGGTGTAAGAGAGTGAGTGGGTGAGGTTGGCTGGCTGTGTTAGAGGTGCTGTTAATAGTGTTGAGGTGAATTGCGTTGTCATTTGGTTTGCAGAATAAGCGTCAACATCACTTTGAGTTTTTGcactatttgttttttgttgttcccCTCTTTCGTTGTGAAGTATCTGGTGTCATTGTAGATACTTATTCTTGCTGTCGATTTTACTGTTGCATGTCAAACCCATCATGGAAATATGTTCTTCAAGTGCGTGTGTGGGTGTGTGTAGGAATGTTAGAAGCTGGAGAGATGTGTGAGTATGTGTTTAAGTGTTATGAATACGCACGTTAGAATGTCATAATCAGCTGTCAATTATGGTAAACATAATATGAAATGGGATAAAATAACTTCCCAGTAAACAGTGTTAGCCAAATATTGACAGAAATAATCTGAAATGAATAATCTTAATTTCCTTCAGAGAGTTAAAAGAACAGACTGtatattttcgaaaatattgGATATGAAAACGACAACTGATGGAGAAAAAACGAATGATattaaatctgtaatttctaaatggaTAGTCTGATTCACTACTGTCAGAAACTTTATGCTAAAACTTATCCTAACTGCAAGATCTTTTGAAcgaagtttttgttttgaataacttataagtcattttgaagggtacatatctgtcatttattatcATTATATGTAGttcaaacaacaaagtttttttttgcctcGAAAATGTCGCATTTTGTGCCAAAAAAGcgttatatgcgggaagttttgctttactgctttaatttgaaaaaagtgctggtgaagcacaacgattgctcatcgtgtttcatcggtttcaacttgtgagagatggtttgtgcgggtCAGAAGCGGtgattttcttcttcttctgtCCTCTTAACTCCCTGTGGAGCATAGGGCCTcattggtgattttgacacggaagaaaaatatcgcccaggccagccaaaaaagtttgaagactaagaATTGGGGGCATgaggttaggttacgtgggttgctcgcaaaTTAGCGAGTTCAGTCGGGGTCCTCGTGGTACTCTTAGAAATTCTATTCCACTTATGCTGAGAATTCATACATGAAGGGCGAATAGTTTCCCTCTCGAATTTCGTTGGCTAGCCTAGATCATGAAAAAGAGatctaccaagatgtagtagtctatggTAAGGCTGGGTGGTCATACAGgtcttcatctaaacaacttctacaatagctataacgtgggtaacccatacgttccgacatgTGTCCAATCAGGCAGTGCCCAGTGATTATACTCTAATCGAATTCATACTAAGAGGGAAAAGAGTCCTGGTCCAATTCTCTGtcagagcattctggatattctacaagtgatgatatttgaccacctgagttctTTCTTACTCAAAGCCCATTCGTTTATCAATTTCGATACGGTCACAAGAGTTACGTATAGGGACGAAGTATCTGATCAACCAACGGGTTGCGCAttcatcagatacttcatttcccgGATGACCTCATGTCGTGGATATCAACTcgacgtgatgttgtgtcagtttTCCCATGATTGGATATAATTGAGAAAACATTTCGACCTGATAACGATGTAGTTACGAGCCTTGAATGATGCAAGGCTGTCCAAGCCTTGAATTCaacgaaaacttaaaaaatcattgggagctaatcAAGCAGCATccaaagattcatccaaaagcagggaaattgggtaccatacgaattgaagctaagagaccttgaaagCCGATTTTATATGTCTGAAATGCAGTTTGAACCATTAAGATAACATGAAGCATTAGGGAACGTATGTGAAGGCCggcaaaccagccgaatcgacaccgaagccaaatatccatggcgctaaggtaatgctctctaTTTAGTATGACCAAAGGGGatttatctattatgagctgctgaaatctggccagaccatcacaggaaacttgtaccgaatgcaactgattcgtttgagcCTCTTCagccgaaacaattgaaaaaattcacgatatgtGGGAGATCGGAGACtaaaagtgcgagagattgtgaaaGCCATAGAagacatctcacatggctcagtgttattatttttgaatgatcacttgggtatgagaaagatTTTCGTAAGATGAGTGCCGCGTTTGTTTACAATCGGGTGCAGTGCAGTTTTCAtcacaaaaatccatgaattaggctacgaattgctcTTTCATCCACCTCAATCTCCGTATTTTCTTCCAAACCTAAAATCATCAATGAAATCGTCTCACAAACAAATATCTCTTTTGATGAGCTCGATTaatcttattttataaaaaaatggagATTGtttagagctcaaaggagactatattgaaaaataaaatgattttttatacaaaaacttgtGTTTCATTCAGCCGCCCTTGTAACTGAAATTTGATAAAGtctctaaatataaataaaaaacctttaaaactttgttttatatatgtataaaaaataatttttaattgttcataaatatttacaatagataaaataaaattgtaataaaataaaaaacaaataataataaaataacaataataagaaaatgttttataaattaagaaGTTCTAACATgtcataaataaaaagtaatgaTGAACATGAGGAATGATCATTGTAAAagaatttgtgtgtttgtgtgtgtgtttaagaGTGGTAGAAAAATGGACTAGACTTAAGATGGTATGAGGTTGACTTGAAATTACCAGCCACCACCACCTGAAACCGACCAGCCACCGCTAGTACCATAAGAGGAACCACCGCCTGAAGACCAGCCGGAGCTGGCGGAGGGAGTATAACTGTAACCGCCGCCGCCACCACCGGAAGAACCACCATGAGAACTACCACCAGAGGTGGCAGCAGCCAAAGCAGCTAGTTTAATGCTGTCATCATGACCGGAAGCTGAGTAGCCACCGCCTGAGGAGTAGCCACCACCGGAGCTATAACCACCCGAACTGCCGTGAGAAGAAGAGGTAGAGGCAGCAATAGCAGCAATTTTGGCAGAGTCATCATGACCACCGCCATAAGAGTAGCTGCCACCACTACCGCCGGAAGAGTAACCACCGCCGGAGGAATAGCCACCATGGCCGGAAGATGAGGAAGCAGCAGCTATGGCAGCAATTTTAGCAGAGTCATCATGACCTCCTGAAGAGTAACCGCCTCCGGAAGAGTAACCACCTCCTGAAGAGTAGCCACCATGACCCGAAGACGACGAGGAAGAAGCAGCAGCTATGGCAGCAATTTTAGCGGAATCATCATGTCCACCACCAGCAGAGTAGCCACCGCCGGATGAATAGCTGTGGGAACCGGAACTACCGGAAGTAGCAGCAATAGCAGCAATATTAGCTGCGGAATGAGAACTACCATGACCACCTGAACTATAACCGCCTCCTGAGCTGCCGCCATAAGAGTAGCCGCCACCATGACCGCCACCAGAGCTGTAACCACCATGACCACCGGCACTTTCTTGAATAACGGCATAGGTATTAACATGACCACCTCCGCCGCCGCCAGAGCTATGACCGCCACCGAAACCTCCATGAGAACCATGACCACCACTGCTGTGACCGCCAGCATCTTGAATGATAACAGTGTGTTCGGATGAACCGCCATGACCGCCAGCGCTATAACCTCCGGAACCGCCATAACCACCGCCATGACCACCACCGTGACCGCCAGCATCAGCAACAATAACAGTTTCGTGACCACCATGACCGCCGCCGCCACCTCCATGACCTCCAGAGCTATAGCCTCCGGAGCCACCGAATCCACCGCCGCTATGACCGCCAGCTTCAGCAACAATAACAGTTTCGTGACCACCATGACCGCCGCCGCCATGACCACCAGAGCTATAACCTCCAGAGCCACCGAATCCACCACCATGACCACCGCTGCTATGACCGCCAGCTTCAGCAACAATAACAGTTTCGTGACCACCATGACCGCCGCCTCCATGACCACCAGAGCTATAACCTCCAGAGCCACCGAATCCACCACCATGACCACCGCCGCTATGACCGCCAGCATCAGCAATAATAACAGTTTCATGACCACCATGACCACCGCCGCCACCGCCATGACCTCCAGCACTATAACCTCCGAAGCCACCGCCATGACCACCGCCATGACCACCACCATGGCCGCCACCAT
Proteins encoded in this region:
- the LOC135962106 gene encoding uncharacterized protein LOC135962106, which codes for MAKWMILSVLLVAGSVCYGKPTFGKEHVHIRIHLPESGGGDHGGHIEHHDHGHGGGHGDVIGPLHGGLLGGGGFSHGGGHGGGAEHTVIIQDAGGHGGGHGGGHGGGFGGHGGGGGHGGHETVIIAEGGGHGGGHGGGHGGGHGGGFGGYSAGGHGGGGGGHGGHETVIIADAGGHSGGGHGGGFGGSGGYSSGGHGGGGHGGHETVIVAEAGGHSSGGHGGGFGGSGGYSSGGHGGGGHGGHETVIVAEAGGHSGGGFGGSGGYSSGGHGGGGGGHGGHETVIVADAGGHGGGHGGGYGGSGGYSAGGHGGSSEHTVIIQDAGGHSSGGHGSHGGFGGGHSSGGGGGGHVNTYAVIQESAGGHGGYSSGGGHGGGYSYGGSSGGGYSSGGHGSSHSAANIAAIAATSGSSGSHSYSSGGGYSAGGGHDDSAKIAAIAAASSSSSSGHGGYSSGGGYSSGGGYSSGGHDDSAKIAAIAAASSSSGHGGYSSGGGYSSGGSGGSYSYGGGHDDSAKIAAIAASTSSSHGSSGGYSSGGGYSSGGGYSASGHDDSIKLAALAAATSGGSSHGGSSGGGGGGYSYTPSASSGWSSGGGSSYGTSGGWSVSGGGGW